A window from Chitinophagales bacterium encodes these proteins:
- a CDS encoding peptidoglycan synthetase: protein MKHIHFIAIGGAVMHQLALALHRQGNKVTGSDDEINDPARSNLAAAGILPEKQGWHPELITPEIDAIVLGMHAKADNPELLAAQNFNIPIYSFPEYIYEVAKEKTRIVIAGSHGKTTITSMIMHILRHQDLDFDYLVGAKVEGFDQSVKLSDAPVIILEGDEYPASVIEKKPKIFFYHPHITVLSGIAWDHINVFPTYEIYLDQFRQYLHDCDKGIPLFYNAEDEEVKKVVASSAGHLKAVPYSMPAFHYEDGVAVLDTKIGPVEVSVFGRHNLLNMQAAIAVCQELGISREDCYEAITDFTGAARRLEKIIETDNLVAYRDFAHAPSKLQATLEATREAYPNHQLIACFELHTYSSLSAKFLEEYAGSMKGADDAIVYFSHHALQLKGLPPLTKEDVTQHFKTDGLVAIDNKEELAGTVATLLNKAEKPVCLLLMSSGTFDGIDWNNVCSHKELN from the coding sequence ATGAAGCATATACATTTTATAGCTATAGGAGGTGCTGTAATGCACCAACTGGCACTGGCACTGCACAGGCAGGGCAACAAGGTAACGGGTAGTGATGATGAAATCAATGACCCTGCACGCTCAAACCTAGCAGCAGCAGGCATTTTGCCCGAAAAACAAGGCTGGCACCCTGAGCTTATCACGCCGGAAATTGACGCTATAGTACTGGGTATGCACGCCAAAGCAGACAACCCTGAACTGCTTGCGGCACAGAATTTTAACATTCCTATATATTCTTTTCCGGAATATATTTATGAAGTAGCTAAAGAAAAGACACGTATTGTGATAGCGGGCAGCCATGGCAAAACCACTATTACATCGATGATCATGCATATACTACGCCACCAGGACCTTGATTTTGACTACCTGGTAGGTGCCAAAGTGGAGGGTTTCGATCAATCAGTAAAACTGAGTGACGCACCTGTTATCATACTGGAAGGAGATGAATACCCGGCATCGGTAATAGAGAAAAAACCCAAGATATTCTTTTATCACCCACACATAACCGTATTGAGCGGCATAGCGTGGGACCATATCAATGTATTTCCTACCTATGAAATATATCTTGACCAGTTCAGGCAATACCTGCACGACTGCGACAAGGGCATCCCCTTGTTCTACAATGCAGAGGATGAGGAAGTGAAAAAGGTCGTAGCCTCATCTGCCGGCCACCTGAAAGCAGTACCCTATAGTATGCCTGCTTTCCATTATGAAGATGGCGTAGCCGTGCTGGATACTAAAATAGGCCCGGTAGAAGTTTCTGTTTTTGGCAGGCACAACCTGCTGAACATGCAGGCTGCCATAGCCGTATGCCAGGAGCTGGGCATCAGCCGTGAAGATTGTTATGAGGCCATTACAGACTTTACAGGCGCTGCACGCAGGCTGGAAAAAATAATAGAGACTGATAACCTGGTAGCATACAGGGACTTTGCGCACGCACCATCTAAACTGCAAGCCACACTGGAAGCAACGAGGGAAGCTTATCCCAATCATCAACTGATAGCCTGTTTTGAGCTGCACACCTACAGCAGCCTGAGTGCTAAATTCCTGGAAGAATATGCAGGAAGTATGAAAGGTGCAGACGATGCTATCGTGTATTTCAGCCACCATGCATTGCAGCTGAAGGGCTTGCCACCACTGACCAAAGAAGATGTGACACAACATTTTAAGACAGATGGGTTAGTGGCCATAGATAATAAAGAAGAACTTGCAGGAACGGTGGCTACACTGCTGAACAAAGCTGAAAAACCTGTGTGCCTGCTGCTGATGAGCTCCGGTACATTCGACGGAATTGACTGGAATAATGTATGTTCGCACAAAGAATTGAATTAA
- a CDS encoding 3'-5' exonuclease translates to MAELSLRKPIIFFDLETTGTDPGTDRIVEIAMIKLNPNGTKDKYVKRINPTIPISAESTSIHGITNDDVKDCPTFKQVAKEIYEWMKGCDLGGYNAVRFDIPMLAEELLRCNVQVDFTERQFVDVQQIFFKMESRTLSAAYEFYCKKELTNAHSAEADIEATVEILQAQLDKYANLENDVKALHNFTNGEEGIVDYARRMVLKDGAPIFNFGKYKGRKVEDVFNEQPQYYDWMMNADFPLHTKQKLTEILTDMKLRKSGLKS, encoded by the coding sequence ATGGCAGAGCTTTCCTTAAGAAAACCGATCATATTTTTTGACCTTGAAACCACCGGAACCGACCCGGGCACAGACAGGATCGTGGAAATAGCGATGATCAAACTGAATCCCAACGGTACTAAGGACAAATATGTAAAACGCATTAACCCAACCATTCCTATTTCTGCGGAGTCAACATCTATACACGGTATCACGAACGACGATGTAAAAGACTGCCCGACCTTTAAGCAGGTAGCCAAAGAAATATATGAATGGATGAAGGGTTGTGACCTGGGTGGATATAATGCCGTACGTTTTGACATACCGATGCTGGCTGAAGAACTGTTGCGTTGCAACGTGCAGGTAGATTTTACAGAAAGGCAGTTTGTAGACGTACAGCAGATATTCTTTAAAATGGAAAGCCGTACACTGAGTGCAGCCTATGAGTTCTATTGTAAAAAAGAATTAACTAATGCACACAGCGCGGAAGCAGATATAGAAGCGACCGTAGAAATATTACAAGCGCAACTGGACAAGTATGCAAACCTTGAAAATGATGTAAAGGCACTACATAACTTTACGAATGGAGAGGAAGGAATAGTGGACTATGCACGCCGCATGGTGCTGAAGGACGGAGCACCTATATTTAACTTTGGGAAATATAAAGGACGTAAAGTGGAAGACGTATTCAACGAACAACCACAGTATTATGACTGGATGATGAATGCGGATTTTCCATTGCATACCAAACAGAAACTGACCGAGATACTCACCGATATGAAATTACGTAAATCAGGACTGAAATCTTAA
- a CDS encoding polyprenol monophosphomannose synthase — MDKLVIIPTYNEKENIERILLKVLSLAGGYHVLVVDDGSPDGTADIVRNLMNTYPEQIHMIERTGKLGLGTAYIAGFKWALRRDYDYIFEMDADFSHNPDDLLRLHQACVAGADVAVGSRYVKGGKLVNWPLDRKLISRGGAFYTRLILWMPVNDPTAGFICYRREVLKTIPLDEVQFIGYAFQIEMKYRAWRAGFKLKEVPITFEDRKEGTSKMTSGIIHEAMFGVWKMRGFRQPKK; from the coding sequence TTGGACAAACTTGTTATCATACCTACATACAACGAGAAGGAGAATATAGAACGCATCCTACTCAAAGTGCTGTCGCTGGCGGGTGGTTATCATGTGCTGGTTGTAGACGACGGATCTCCTGATGGTACCGCAGATATTGTCCGCAACCTGATGAATACCTATCCTGAGCAGATACATATGATAGAACGTACCGGCAAACTTGGGTTGGGCACCGCCTATATTGCGGGTTTCAAATGGGCATTGCGCAGGGACTATGATTACATTTTCGAGATGGACGCTGACTTCTCTCATAACCCTGATGACCTGTTGCGCCTGCACCAGGCATGTGTGGCAGGAGCGGACGTGGCAGTAGGCTCGCGCTATGTAAAAGGCGGCAAACTGGTGAACTGGCCACTTGACCGCAAACTGATATCGCGTGGCGGGGCCTTTTATACCCGCCTGATACTGTGGATGCCTGTTAATGATCCTACAGCCGGTTTTATCTGCTACCGCAGGGAGGTGTTGAAAACCATACCGCTGGATGAAGTTCAGTTCATCGGCTATGCCTTCCAGATAGAAATGAAATACCGTGCCTGGAGAGCAGGGTTCAAACTGAAAGAAGTTCCGATAACATTTGAAGACAGGAAAGAAGGTACGTCTAAAATGACATCCGGCATCATACACGAAGCCATGTTTGGCGTATGGAAAATGCGTGGATTCAGACAGCCTAAAAAGTAA
- a CDS encoding WbqC family protein → MQQIVTSLIPFPNIRWWSVVADHTHVIFDHAEHFAKMTYRNRYYITGANGLIQLTVPLAHGRNQRTAMQDVLIDNKERWQVQHWRTLFSVYGRTPYFEHYAPSLEQLFLQKFDKLVAFNEASVHWLKKELRIGFDEESAPAYKKYELPVHDMRNACKPGMEKKAMPESEGLYYQVFSERNGFYPNLSMLDLLFAEGPAAMSIINRNKEIINRWV, encoded by the coding sequence ATGCAGCAGATAGTTACATCATTAATACCTTTTCCTAATATACGATGGTGGTCGGTTGTGGCAGATCATACACATGTTATTTTCGACCATGCTGAGCATTTTGCCAAGATGACCTATCGCAATCGTTACTATATTACCGGTGCAAATGGGCTGATACAACTTACGGTACCCCTTGCCCATGGCCGCAATCAGCGTACCGCCATGCAGGATGTATTGATTGATAATAAAGAACGCTGGCAGGTACAGCATTGGCGTACGTTGTTCTCTGTATATGGCCGTACGCCTTATTTTGAACACTATGCCCCGTCCCTGGAACAACTTTTCCTGCAAAAATTTGACAAGCTTGTGGCATTTAACGAAGCCTCTGTTCATTGGTTGAAGAAAGAGTTACGCATTGGTTTTGATGAAGAAAGCGCACCGGCCTACAAAAAGTATGAATTACCCGTGCATGATATGCGCAATGCATGCAAACCCGGAATGGAGAAAAAAGCAATGCCTGAAAGTGAGGGACTATATTACCAGGTGTTCAGCGAGCGGAATGGTTTTTATCCTAACCTGAGTATGCTCGACCTGTTGTTTGCCGAAGGGCCTGCTGCCATGAGCATCATCAACCGTAACAAAGAGATAATAAATAGATGGGTGTAA
- a CDS encoding GWxTD domain-containing protein produces the protein MGRWIGSCLLLLLLSGQIAYGINAVPAHTIFYLPANSNNDAQAYIEFYWQIDPNSITFREDTAGIWRSKVKTEILITTDTGVITHEKYFLQTTPASSLIAARLQNIMDMHRYMVPEGIVRIKLLLTAYDNKLDTYEYIDTFEVPKHGKTFYSQLQLIDTSYKTDLKDNIYLKNGNLQIPVCFNFLDDHRSTLNYYVELNGANNISADQLPLTQTVTISKKEYDYPVARLVHTDTLQPAAIIPVLGRFKTDVLPSGNYYLNVVLTNNKEQELTRQSLFFQRSNTHPKETSDTTGADSTQPLFEKVSVFDLGKTFVSKYNIAQQKAIIKMLKPVANETELISIESFITRPDETYMKYFIYNFWKSRTPADPEKGWLDYTEKVKEVNKMFGSKRKPGYETERGFYYLKYGPPDQRYVVTAEEGTLPYEVWQYNAPGKQSYSGSFLFYNPPYMVNEYILLHSTVSGEMRNNNWRASLYTNGSSTNNLNSRAEQVFQNR, from the coding sequence ATGGGCCGTTGGATTGGATCGTGTTTATTACTCTTGCTGTTGAGCGGGCAAATAGCTTATGGAATCAATGCAGTACCTGCTCACACAATATTCTACCTGCCCGCCAATAGTAATAATGATGCACAGGCATATATAGAGTTTTACTGGCAGATAGACCCGAACAGCATAACATTCAGAGAAGATACTGCCGGCATATGGCGTAGCAAGGTAAAAACCGAGATACTGATAACAACAGATACAGGGGTAATTACCCACGAAAAGTACTTCCTGCAAACTACTCCCGCTTCTTCGCTCATAGCGGCACGACTGCAAAATATTATGGATATGCACAGATATATGGTACCGGAAGGTATAGTGCGTATCAAGCTGCTGTTAACAGCCTATGACAATAAACTGGACACGTATGAATATATAGATACATTTGAAGTGCCGAAGCATGGGAAGACCTTCTATAGCCAGCTCCAGTTGATAGACACATCTTACAAAACAGACCTGAAGGATAATATTTACCTTAAGAACGGCAACCTGCAAATACCTGTTTGTTTCAACTTCCTGGACGATCACAGGTCGACACTGAACTATTATGTAGAGCTAAATGGCGCGAATAACATCAGTGCTGACCAACTACCACTCACACAGACTGTAACCATTTCAAAGAAAGAATACGATTATCCTGTAGCACGCCTTGTTCATACTGACACCCTGCAACCTGCGGCAATCATCCCTGTGCTGGGGCGATTTAAAACAGACGTATTGCCTTCGGGCAATTATTACCTTAACGTGGTGCTGACCAATAATAAAGAACAGGAACTCACTCGCCAGTCACTATTCTTTCAGCGGAGTAACACACATCCAAAGGAGACTTCAGATACGACAGGTGCTGACAGTACACAACCATTATTTGAAAAGGTAAGTGTCTTTGACCTGGGCAAGACATTTGTTAGCAAGTATAATATAGCACAGCAAAAGGCTATAATAAAAATGCTGAAACCCGTGGCCAACGAAACAGAGCTTATCAGCATAGAAAGTTTTATCACCCGGCCTGACGAAACCTACATGAAGTATTTTATATATAACTTCTGGAAATCGAGAACACCTGCTGATCCTGAAAAAGGATGGCTGGATTATACCGAAAAAGTAAAAGAGGTCAACAAGATGTTCGGGTCGAAAAGGAAACCGGGATATGAGACCGAGCGTGGCTTTTACTATTTGAAATATGGCCCGCCGGATCAGCGATATGTGGTAACGGCCGAAGAGGGAACACTGCCCTACGAGGTTTGGCAATACAATGCGCCGGGCAAGCAGAGCTATTCAGGCTCATTTTTGTTCTATAATCCACCTTACATGGTGAACGAGTATATACTACTGCATTCCACCGTCAGTGGAGAAATGCGCAATAATAACTGGCGGGCAAGCCTGTATACAAACGGAAGCTCGACCAATAACCTGAACTCTCGTGCGGAGCAGGTATTTCAGAATAGATAG
- a CDS encoding diaminopimelate epimerase, giving the protein MKLHFYKYQGTGNDFVIADNREGKIHLSQQQVAFLCHRHFGIGADGLMLLEQETGFDFKMVYYNSDGNESTMCGNGGRCITAFAQLLGVIKDEASFVAIDGPHHATIDKQGIVHLAMQDVHHIAAHADHTILNTGSPHYVTWVDDTETTDVFNTGRSIRNKDNFQPKGINVNFVQVLDGSIKVRTYERGVEDETLSCGTGVTASAIATTKSTTGKFDMAIHTPGGELRVQFNKTEASSATDVILSGPATLVFEGHIELI; this is encoded by the coding sequence ATGAAACTACATTTTTATAAATACCAGGGCACAGGCAATGATTTTGTCATAGCAGACAACCGCGAGGGCAAAATACACTTGTCGCAACAGCAGGTTGCTTTTCTTTGTCACAGGCATTTTGGCATTGGCGCCGATGGATTGATGCTGCTGGAACAGGAAACCGGCTTTGATTTTAAAATGGTATACTACAACAGCGATGGTAATGAAAGCACGATGTGCGGCAATGGCGGCAGGTGTATCACAGCGTTTGCACAGCTGTTGGGCGTAATAAAAGACGAAGCCAGTTTCGTGGCTATAGACGGTCCGCATCATGCAACAATAGATAAACAAGGTATTGTTCACCTGGCCATGCAGGATGTACATCACATAGCTGCACATGCCGATCATACAATACTTAATACCGGTTCACCACACTATGTTACATGGGTGGATGATACTGAAACAACGGATGTATTCAATACCGGGCGCAGCATACGCAATAAAGATAATTTTCAGCCGAAAGGCATCAATGTCAACTTTGTGCAGGTGCTGGATGGCAGCATAAAAGTAAGAACATATGAACGGGGAGTAGAAGATGAGACCCTGAGTTGCGGAACGGGCGTTACAGCCAGCGCTATTGCAACAACTAAAAGCACAACAGGAAAATTTGATATGGCTATTCACACTCCCGGGGGTGAACTACGTGTTCAATTTAACAAGACAGAAGCTTCCAGCGCTACAGACGTAATATTATCAGGCCCTGCTACATTGGTATTTGAAGGGCATATAGAGCTGATATAA
- a CDS encoding group III truncated hemoglobin has translation MEQTKHDIQTREEIVLLVNTFYDRVKADDTIGYIFHEIIGEDWSHHLPVMYSFWETVLFGKAGYMGNPVGKHIELDRRIPLTEQHYERWLKLWTETVDDMFAGETANEAKKKAATMLQLISMKVNMARERGNKSVL, from the coding sequence ATGGAACAAACAAAACACGACATACAGACCAGGGAAGAGATAGTATTGCTGGTCAATACATTCTACGACAGGGTAAAAGCAGATGATACCATAGGGTATATCTTTCACGAGATCATCGGGGAAGATTGGTCGCACCATTTACCAGTTATGTACAGTTTTTGGGAAACAGTATTATTTGGCAAAGCAGGGTATATGGGCAACCCGGTAGGGAAACATATTGAACTGGATCGCCGCATACCATTGACTGAGCAACACTATGAGCGCTGGCTGAAGCTGTGGACGGAAACGGTGGATGATATGTTTGCAGGCGAAACGGCCAACGAAGCGAAAAAGAAGGCCGCCACAATGCTGCAACTTATCAGCATGAAAGTAAATATGGCTCGCGAACGCGGCAACAAGTCTGTCCTGTAA
- a CDS encoding lactate utilization protein yields the protein MQTFKTSKSKENILARIRKELNKASVSMPYPELEKRQSDKIYTSSGMSDEEKFAESFNALGGKFVFCANKEELVDKLYSLHENRGWKKMLCSEQDILEALNTGGSSIALSSQGNPEDAEACITGCELLVARTGSVILSSRQNMGRTSSVFYPVHIIVAYTGQVVHDIGDAINTMKKKYGSDMPSMINLNTGPSRTADIEKTLVVGVHGPGEVFCFLVNDI from the coding sequence ATGCAGACATTCAAAACATCTAAGTCTAAGGAAAATATTCTGGCCAGGATCAGAAAAGAGCTCAACAAAGCTTCTGTTTCTATGCCTTATCCCGAGTTGGAAAAGCGCCAGTCTGATAAGATATACACTTCATCCGGTATGTCTGACGAAGAAAAATTTGCCGAAAGTTTTAATGCCCTTGGGGGTAAGTTTGTTTTTTGTGCCAATAAGGAGGAACTGGTTGATAAACTGTATTCCCTTCACGAAAACCGTGGGTGGAAAAAAATGCTCTGCTCTGAACAGGATATATTAGAGGCACTTAATACAGGAGGTTCCAGCATAGCCCTTTCCAGCCAGGGTAATCCTGAAGATGCTGAGGCGTGTATTACCGGTTGTGAACTACTGGTAGCACGCACCGGATCGGTGATATTGAGCAGCAGGCAAAACATGGGTCGTACGTCGTCTGTTTTTTATCCCGTACATATAATTGTAGCATACACAGGACAAGTGGTACATGATATAGGTGATGCTATCAATACAATGAAAAAGAAATATGGCAGCGATATGCCATCCATGATCAACCTGAATACAGGCCCCAGCCGTACGGCAGATATAGAGAAAACATTGGTAGTAGGTGTACATGGTCCGGGTGAAGTATTTTGTTTCCTCGTAAATGATATATAA
- a CDS encoding ATP-dependent metallopeptidase FtsH/Yme1/Tma family protein, whose product MEDNKFKPGQGPGKDNKSPRKGPKFNIYWIYGIMVLLLIGLNFFSGNMGGSTEQMSFQDFRQKYLDQGKVEKLVVVNKSEVEIYQRSTENAKKDPENKVPFASNEGPVAKFNIGSVEQFETNLKEAQANVPENDRVRVIYETRGSFFNDIFSSFLLPVIFLVAMWFFIMRKMGGGAGGGGGAGGIFNIGKSKAQLFEKGTRVNVTFNDVAGLDEAKVEVMEIVDFLKNPKKYTALGGKIPKGALLVGPPGTGKTLLAKAVAGEAQVPFFSMSGSDFVEMFVGVGASRVRDLFKQAREKAPCIVFIDEIDAIGRARGKNMVMSNDERENTLNQLLVEMDGFSGDTGIIVLAATNRPDVLDSALLRPGRFDRQISIDVPDVKGREKIFDVHLKPIKRSAGLDIHKLAVQTPGFAGADIANICNEATLIAARKGKTEVDMDDFNDAIDRVIGGLEKKNKIILPEEKKVIAYHEAGHAVSGWFLEHAHPLVKVTIVPRGVAALGYAQYLPKEMYIRNTDHLMDDMCMTLGGRAVEEIVFGKISTGALSDLQHVTRMAYAMVSMYGMNPVLGNISYYDPQNDNAYSKPYSEETGKLIDDEVRKLIEEAYQKVKHLLTEKLDSVKAIAEELLKKEVLFKDDMERLIGARPWEETAPPVDIIPPVSDNIIPTS is encoded by the coding sequence ATGGAAGATAATAAGTTTAAGCCCGGACAGGGTCCGGGGAAAGATAACAAGTCACCACGCAAAGGGCCCAAATTCAATATCTATTGGATATATGGTATCATGGTGTTGTTGCTCATAGGGTTGAATTTCTTCAGCGGGAACATGGGTGGCAGCACCGAACAGATGAGTTTCCAGGATTTTCGCCAGAAATACCTGGACCAGGGCAAAGTTGAGAAGTTGGTGGTAGTGAATAAATCAGAAGTAGAGATATATCAGAGATCAACAGAAAACGCGAAAAAAGACCCTGAAAACAAAGTTCCCTTTGCCAGCAACGAAGGGCCTGTAGCTAAATTTAACATTGGTAGTGTTGAGCAATTTGAAACTAACCTGAAAGAAGCCCAGGCGAATGTGCCGGAAAATGACCGCGTTCGTGTGATATATGAAACGCGTGGTAGTTTCTTCAATGACATTTTTAGTTCATTCCTGTTGCCGGTCATCTTCCTGGTAGCTATGTGGTTCTTTATCATGCGCAAAATGGGCGGCGGTGCTGGCGGCGGCGGCGGTGCCGGTGGTATATTTAACATCGGTAAATCAAAAGCACAGTTGTTTGAAAAAGGAACCCGTGTAAATGTAACATTCAACGATGTAGCGGGGTTAGATGAAGCCAAGGTAGAGGTAATGGAGATCGTTGATTTTCTGAAAAATCCGAAAAAATACACTGCGCTGGGAGGCAAAATACCTAAAGGCGCATTACTGGTAGGCCCTCCGGGTACAGGTAAGACCTTGCTGGCAAAAGCCGTAGCAGGCGAAGCCCAGGTGCCGTTCTTCTCTATGTCAGGATCCGATTTCGTAGAGATGTTTGTGGGCGTGGGTGCCAGTCGTGTTCGTGACCTGTTCAAGCAGGCTCGTGAAAAAGCACCTTGTATCGTATTCATAGACGAGATAGACGCTATTGGTCGAGCACGTGGTAAGAATATGGTGATGAGCAATGACGAGCGTGAGAATACACTGAACCAACTGCTGGTTGAAATGGACGGCTTCAGCGGGGATACAGGTATTATTGTCCTTGCGGCTACCAACAGGCCCGATGTATTAGACTCAGCATTACTGCGTCCTGGCCGTTTCGATCGCCAGATATCTATTGACGTACCGGATGTAAAAGGCCGTGAAAAAATATTTGATGTACACCTGAAACCTATTAAGAGGTCTGCAGGCCTGGATATTCATAAACTGGCGGTACAAACTCCCGGTTTTGCAGGTGCGGATATTGCAAATATCTGTAATGAAGCTACGCTGATAGCTGCCCGTAAAGGCAAAACAGAGGTGGATATGGATGACTTCAACGATGCTATCGACCGTGTAATAGGTGGACTGGAGAAGAAGAACAAGATCATACTGCCTGAGGAGAAAAAAGTAATTGCTTACCATGAAGCAGGTCACGCTGTTTCTGGCTGGTTCCTGGAGCATGCGCACCCGTTAGTTAAGGTGACAATCGTACCCCGTGGTGTAGCTGCACTAGGCTATGCGCAATACTTGCCCAAAGAAATGTACATACGCAATACCGACCACCTTATGGATGATATGTGTATGACATTAGGTGGCCGTGCGGTTGAAGAGATCGTATTCGGTAAAATATCAACAGGTGCGCTCAGCGATCTGCAGCACGTTACGCGTATGGCTTACGCAATGGTAAGTATGTATGGCATGAACCCTGTACTGGGTAATATATCCTACTACGATCCGCAGAACGATAATGCATACTCAAAGCCATACTCTGAAGAGACAGGTAAGCTGATAGATGACGAGGTACGCAAACTGATAGAAGAAGCTTATCAGAAAGTAAAACACCTGCTGACAGAGAAACTGGATTCAGTGAAAGCTATTGCTGAAGAATTGCTGAAAAAAGAAGTACTGTTCAAAGACGATATGGAACGTCTCATAGGTGCACGCCCATGGGAAGAGACAGCTCCACCGGTTGATATCATTCCCCCGGTGTCAGACAATATCATTCCAACATCTTAA
- the rsfS gene encoding ribosome silencing factor: protein MITVLQGRKKSAEGLTRSSKLFKSVIKAVQEKKAENIVSLDLKKIDEAVADFFILCEAQSNTQIKAIVDNVEKIVKEDCDELPYHVERGEKWTLIDYVNIVVHVFERDHRKFYNLESLWGDAGRVEHND from the coding sequence ATTATTACCGTATTACAGGGAAGAAAAAAATCTGCTGAAGGGCTTACAAGAAGTAGTAAACTATTTAAGTCTGTAATAAAAGCAGTACAGGAGAAAAAGGCAGAAAATATTGTTTCTCTCGATTTGAAGAAGATTGACGAAGCTGTTGCCGACTTTTTTATTCTATGCGAGGCACAATCAAATACCCAGATAAAGGCAATTGTTGATAACGTCGAAAAGATCGTTAAAGAAGATTGTGATGAACTACCATATCACGTGGAAAGAGGTGAAAAATGGACATTGATCGATTATGTGAACATTGTAGTACATGTTTTTGAGCGTGACCATCGCAAATTCTATAACCTGGAAAGCCTTTGGGGCGATGCCGGCCGTGTTGAACACAATGACTAA
- a CDS encoding biotin--[acetyl-CoA-carboxylase] ligase — protein MSVKLQAVLNAPVIELITIDSTNNYAMRLIDADTAQAGLTIVTDVQTTGKGQRGRKWIDTPRESLLMSLVTVPELEIEHQFSFNVLISLAIADYLQEIYENWDIRIKWPNDIIINDKKAGGILIENVIRGNHWAYSVVGIGINILQYRMPDELPYATSLRIESGKQFNISELAIKLRERIFTYLYSEHDMVDMLRLYNEVLFRKDQPQKFKLANDEFSGIVMGVTGNGLLQVRPGSGDIVNYAHGSAEWLWS, from the coding sequence TTGTCAGTAAAGTTACAAGCAGTTCTAAATGCTCCCGTTATTGAACTTATTACCATAGACAGTACCAATAACTATGCCATGCGCCTGATAGATGCCGATACGGCACAGGCCGGCCTGACAATAGTGACTGATGTGCAGACCACAGGGAAAGGGCAGAGGGGTAGAAAATGGATAGACACCCCCCGTGAAAGCCTGTTAATGAGCCTTGTGACCGTTCCTGAGCTGGAAATTGAGCATCAATTTTCATTTAATGTTCTTATATCACTGGCTATTGCAGATTACCTGCAGGAGATATACGAAAATTGGGACATACGTATCAAATGGCCCAATGATATTATCATCAATGACAAAAAGGCAGGTGGCATATTGATAGAAAACGTGATACGTGGTAATCATTGGGCATATAGTGTAGTAGGCATAGGTATCAATATTTTGCAATACCGCATGCCAGATGAGTTGCCTTATGCTACCTCACTCAGGATAGAAAGCGGCAAACAGTTCAACATATCTGAGCTGGCTATAAAGTTGCGTGAACGTATTTTTACCTACCTGTACTCAGAGCATGACATGGTCGATATGCTCAGGTTGTATAACGAGGTATTGTTCCGCAAAGACCAGCCCCAGAAATTCAAGTTGGCCAATGATGAATTTTCGGGTATAGTGATGGGGGTAACGGGCAACGGATTATTGCAGGTAAGACCCGGTAGTGGCGATATTGTTAATTATGCCCATGGCTCGGCAGAATGGCTGTGGAGCTAA